The stretch of DNA AAGTGCCCACCAATACGGCGATGAACAGCGGCGTGGCGATTATCTGGATAATGGAGTTCCACGCCATAAGAACAATTCCCAACGGCCCATTTCCCTTGCAGAGGTCAGTCCAAACAAGCACCATGGCAATACAGGGGGCCACACCCAGCAAAATCAGTCCAGTCCACAGGTACCTTGCCGTTTGAAGATCAATTAAACCCAAAGAGGGAAAGATGACCTCAAAGAAGAGATAGCCCAAGGCAAAGAGTAGAAAGGGATTTATCAGGTAATTGAAAAAAACGATAATGGAGGTTTGCTTTGGACTCTTGACGGCCTGCTTGAGCTCGCCGATCTCGATTTTAGTCATGGCTGGATAAATCATAAAGAAAAGACCAATAGGAATGCCGATTTGAAGGGTTGCACTGAATTCAGGGAAGTATTTGCCTAGTGCAAGCCCAATTACGATGGCTATTGCGATCCAAAGCGCAAGTAGTTTGCTAACCCAGTTTAGCGTCTCTGGTTTTTCTTCGCAAGCCATTTGGGTCACCTTATCAGCAGAAAGCGTTTTCAAAGGCTTCTTTTGTTAAAGTGTTTACTAACTCGCCTGATAATGCATCGACCACTTCAAATATGCGTTGGTCCACGATGGAGTACATTCGTTTTGTCCCATCTTTGCGGCAGCGAATTATGCCAGCGTCCTTGAGAATTTTTAGGTGGCGGGAGACGAGGGGCTGGATGAGGTTTAGGTGTGGGACGATTTCGCAGACGCATTTTTCGCCGTCGCGTAGGTAGGCGATTATTTCTAGCCTGATTGGGTCTGAGAGGGCGTGGAAGACTGTGGA from Candidatus Bathyarchaeota archaeon encodes:
- a CDS encoding metalloregulator ArsR/SmtB family transcription factor yields the protein MSTIDNQNRFKSTVFHALSDPIRLEIIAYLRDGEKCVCEIVPHLNLIQPLVSRHLKILKDAGIIRCRKDGTKRMYSIVDQRIFEVVDALSGELVNTLTKEAFENAFC